In Pseudoclavibacter sp. Marseille-Q3772, the sequence CAGAATCAGTTCGCGCACGCGTTTCGCATCAGCCTGGCCGCCCATCGCCTTCATCACCGCACCGATCACGGCACCGGCGGCCTGCACCTTGCCGTCCTTGATCTTGGCGAGAACATCGGGCTGTGCCTGCAGTGCTTCATCAATCGCAGCGATCAGGGCACCGTCGTCAGAGACCACGGCCAGACCGCGGCTGTCGACAACCTCACGCGGGGTGCCCTCACCGGCGAGTACGCCTTCGAGCACCTTGCGAGCAAGCTTGTCGTTCACCACGCCCTCGGCGATCAGCGCTTCGATCTCGGCAACCTGCTCGGCAGTGGCGAGTTCGGTCGGATGCACCTGGCGTTCGTTCGCGATTCGGCTGAGTTCGCCGAGCCACCACTTTCGGGCCCCCGCAGCGGACGCACCGGCAGCGACCGTCGCATCCACCGCATCCAACAGGCCACCGTTAACGATGTCCTGGAACTCCTGCTGTCCGAAGCCCCACTCCTGCTTCAACCGGCGGCGGCGAAGCACGGGCTGCTCCGGCAGCTCAGCTCGCAGCTCTTCCACCAGCTCGCGGCTCGGGCACACCGGCATCAGGTCGGGTTCTGGGAAGTAGCGGTAGTCGTCTGCGTCGGACTTAGGGCGTCCCGGGGAGGTGCGACCGGTGTCTTCGTGCCAGTGGCGCGTCTCCTGCGTGACGGAACCGCCCGCATCCAGAATCGCGGCCTGCCGCTGGATTTCGTAGCGCACCGCACGCTCAATCGAGCGGAACGAGTTTACGTTCTTCGTCTCGGTACGAATACCGAGCTGTTCGGTTCCGCGCGGTCGCAGCGAAACGTTGGCGTCGCAGCGCAGGTTACCGCGCTCCATGCGGGCCTCGGAGATACCCAGCGCGCGCACGATATCGCGAATCGTCGAAACGTATGCTGCGGCGACTTCGGGGGTGCGTTCTTCGCCGCCGAAAATCGGGCGCGTGACGATCTCGATGAGCGGCACACCGGCACGGTTGTAGTCCACGAGCGAATATTCGGCGCCCTGGATGCGGCCGGTCGCGCCACCGACGTGGGTGAGCTTCCCGGCGTCCTCTTCCATATGCGCGCGCTCGATCGGCACCTGGAAGACGGTGCCGTCCTCGAGCTCGATCTCGACCTCACCGTTGTACGCGATCGGGTCGTCATACTGCGAGATCTGGTAGTTCTTCGGGTTGTCCGGGTAGAAGTAGTTCTTACGAGCGAATCCCGAGGTTTCGGCGATCTCGCAGCCCAGTGCGAGTCCGAGCGAGATTGCGTAGCGCACTGCCTGTTCGTTCACGACCGGCAGGGTGCCCGGCAGGCCAAGATCAACCGGGCCGATGAACGTGTTTGGTTCGGCGTCATGCTCACCGGCCGATGGATTCGGGGTGGGCGAGAACATCTTCGTCTTGGTCGAGAGCTCGACGTGAACTTCAAGACCGATAACGGGCTCGTACTTCTCGAGCGCCTCTTCGTACTTCATCAAATCTGGCTTCGCCATTAGCGCTGTCCCTCCTTAAGCTGCGGAGCCTTGGCCAACAGCGAACCGCCCCATTCCGAAACGAAACTCTGCTCGAGTGCGGCAGCGGCACGGTACAGGCGTGTATCCTCACCGCTTGGACCCATGAACTGCACACCGACCGGCAGGTTCTTCACGAGGCCGCTCGGCAGCGAGAGCGCCGGCAGGCCCGCGAGGTTTGCGGGGATGGTGGTGAGGTCGGACAGGTACATCGCCATCGGGTCGTCGATGATCTCGCCCACTTTGAAGGCTGGCTCGGTCGTGGTCGGCGCTGCGAGCACGTCGACCCGGTTGAACGCCTCGTCAAATTCGCGCTGCAGCAGCGTGCGAACCTTTTGCGCCGAACCGTAGTAGGCGTCGTAGTACCCGCTGGAGAGGGCGTAGGTTCCGAGCAGGATGCGGCGCTTCACTTCGTCTCCGAAACCGGCGGCGCGCGTCGCGCTCATGACGCGTTCGGTCGTGGGCTGTCCCTCGGGAACGACACGCAGGCCGAACCGTACCGAGTCGTAGCGAGCGAGGTTGCTGGAGACCTCGGCCGGCATCAGCAGGTAGTAGGCGGCTACTGCGTAGTCGGTGGTGCTGAGATCGAGGGTGACAATCTCGGCACCGAGCTGCTTGCAGCGCTCGAGGGTCTCGTTGAAGTTCGCGAGCACCTCGGCGTCGATACCGTCGCCGTTAAGGTACTGACGGGCAACACCGATGCGCAGTCCCTGCAGCGATCCAGAAGTGGCTCCTTCCCGTGCAGCGTCGGCGAAGGATGGCCACTCGCGGTTGATCGAGGTGTGGTCACGATTGTCGTGCCCACCGATGACGTCTTGGAGCAGGGCGGCATCGAGCACATTGCGGGCTGCCGGGCCGATCTGGTCGAGCGAGGAGCCCATAGCGAGCGCACCGTACCGGCTGACGGCACCGTAGGTGGGTTTTACACCAACGGTGCCGGTAAAGGCGGCGGGCTGTCGGATCGAGCCACCGGTATCGGTTCCAAGCGCCAGCGGTGCTTCATATGCGGCGACTGCGGCAGCGGAACCACCACCGGAACCACCCGGTACGCGCTCGAGGTCCCAGGGGTTGAAGGTGGGACCGTACGCGGAGTGTTCGCTGGAGGACCCCATAGCGAACTCGTCGAGGTTGGTCTTGCCGAGAATCGGCATGCCTGCGGCTTTCAGACGTTCCACGACGTGCGCGTCGTATGGCGGCTTCCAGCCTTCCAGGATGCGGCTGGCCGCGGTTGTCTCCAGGCCGAGGGTTGCGATGTTGTCTTTGACTGCGACCGGAACACCCGCAAGCGGTGACGTCGCAGTGCCTTGCTGCCGAGCCGCATCCGCTGCCGCCGCTTGTTCAAGGGCGCCTTCGCGATCAACGGCGAGGAATGAGTGCAGGCTCGCGTCGACGGCTTCGATGCGGTCGAGGTGAGCTTCGGTGACGGCGACCGAGGTGAGCTCACCGCTGGTGAGTTTCTCGGCGAGATCGCTGGCAGAGAGTGTGATGATGTCGTTCATTCGATGCCGCCCTACTGTTCTTCGCCGAGGATGGCGGTCACGCGGAATCGGGTGTCGTCGCGGTCGGGTGCGCCTTCGAGGGCGGCTTCGCGTTCGAGGACCTGACCCGGTTCGTCAGGGCGGAAGGTGTTCGGCATCACCATCGGGTGGGATGCGGGCGGTACATCAGGGGATGCCACTTCCCGAACTTTCTCGATCATGTGCTGGATTGAGACCAGTTGTTCGGCCATCTGCGCGACTTCATCATCGGTGAGATCGATGCGCGCAAGGCTGGCGAGGTGTTCCACGTCAGCTGCGGTGATATCAGACATGCTGCTCCGTCTTCGATTGCGAATACGACTTCGCCAGTCTAGTTCGCTAAGCATTCGTCGTGGTCAGCACACGTAGTGCTTTGTGCGTTAAAAACACACACGCAGTGAGGCGTTGCTCGGTGTCAGGTCACCTATTCGGTGCCGAGCAAGTGAGCTACCGCATCCGGACCACCCTCAAGCAACAACCGGAACCCGTCCGCATCCAACACTGGAATGCCGAGCGCTTCAGCCTTCACCAGTTTCGAGCCGGCGCCGGGCCCAGCGGCAACGAAATCGGTGTTTTTCGATACCGAGCCGGCCGCCTTCCCACCGGCAGCAACAATTGCCTCTTTGGCTCCCTCCCGGGTGAATCCGTCGAGAGTTCCGGTCGCAACAACCGTCAGCCCCGTCAGCGGTCCATCAACTTCTGCTTGCTGACCCGGACCGGGGTGTCCCGGTGTCGCCCACTGCACACCGGCATCGGTCCACTGTTCAATGATGTCGAGGTGCCAGTCGACCTGCAGCCACTGGTGAATCGACTCGGCAATAATCTGCCCGACCCCATCAACGCTCGATAGCTCCGCCACGGATGCCGATCGGATCGCATCCAACGAACCGAACCAATCGGCCAACGCACGGGCCGCCACCGGACCAACGTGGCGAATGTTCAATGCCACTAACAGCCGCCAGAGCTCTTTCATCTTCGCTCGTTCGAGTTCGTCAAGCAGCTTCACCGCCTGGGCGCTCGGCCCGTACACCGGATAGTCCTTACGAACCCCGGCACTGCGGCGCTCAGCAGCACTCATGTGCTCGGTTCCCGGCGGATACGTTTTCGTTTGTACCGACCGAAACGGCGCTCGGATGCGAGGGCTTCCGTTCTCGTCCAGTTTCGGTTCACCCGTGTCGGCATCGCGCACGGTCACCACAATCGGTACGAGCTCCTCGATGGTGAGCGCAAACAACCGCGCTTCGGTCACCAGCGGCGCCTGGGTCGGGTCGTCGGGTTGGGTGAGCGCTGCAGCGGTCACTTCTCCGAGCGCTTCGATATCGAGGCCCTGTCGCGAGCCGATGTGTTCCACCCGGCCGCGCACCTGGGCTGGGCAGCTGCGCGCGTTCGGGCAGCGCAGGTCGACGTCCCCTGCTTTCATGGCACGCAACGGGGTGTCGCACTCGGGACAGTTGGCGGGCATTACGAACGGATGCGCATCCTCGGGACGTTCGGCGAGCACGGGCCCCAGCACCTCTGGAATCACATCCCCAGCCTTGCGCAACACCACGGTATCGCCGATCAGCACGCCCTTAGCTTTCACCACATCCTGGTTGTGCAGAGTCGCGAACGTGACCTCGGAACCGGCAACACGCACCGGCTCCATCACCGCATACGGAGTCACCCGGCCGGTGCGACCGACCCCCACACGCACATCCAGCAGTTTCGTGTGCACCTCTTCGGGCGGGTATTTGTAGGCGATTGCCCAGCGGGGAGCTCGCGAGGTTGCGCCCAGCGCATCGTGCTGATTGAGCGCATCCACTTTGATGACAATACCGTCGAGTTCGTGTTCGATCTCGGGGCGACGGCGCGCATACTCCGCGACATAATCGAGCACACCATCCGCATCCATCACCACTCGAGAATGTGGACTGGTGGGCATTCCCCAGCCCGCGAGCAGTTGGTAGATTTCGGACTGGGCACTGACCGGCGGATTCTCCCAGGCACCAATACCGTGCACGTACATGTGCAGCCGTCGGAGCCTGGCACGCATGAGGTCGAGACGCTCCGCGCTCTTCCCCTCAGACTTCTGGCGCAGGGATCCGGACGCGGCGTTGCGCGGATTGGCGAACGGTGCTTCCTTGGCAGCAACCTGGTCGGCGTTGAGCTGGCGAAACTCCTCTACCGGGAAGAACACTTCGCCGCGGATCTCGACGAGCTCGGGTAGATGCTCTCCGGTGAGGTGTTTCGGGATCGCGGTGATATGCGCGACATTCTCGGTGACGTCCTCACCCGTGTGACCGTCCCCACGCGTTGCGGCGCGAGTGAGCTTGCCATGTTCATAGGTGAGCGAAATTGCCAGCCCATCAATCTTTACTTCGCACAACCATGCCGGCTGCTCACCGATCGCTGCGGCCGTGCGCTGCAACCATGCGCGCAGCTCGTCGACCGAAAAGACATTGTCGAGCGACAGCATCCGCTCTCGGTGTGTGACGGGCGCAAAGAGGTTCGATGCGTGCCCCGCGACCGCCTGAGTGGGTGAGTCTTGGGACTGCAATTCGGGAAATTGCGATTCCAGTGCGCGCAAGCGCGCCATCGCGGCGTCGTATTCCGCGTCCGGCACGAGCTGCGTATCACGTTCGTAGTAGGCAGCCGCCCACTCGATGAGTTGTGCGCTGAGTTGCTCGGCCTCGACACGCGCACGCTCAAATTCCGTCTGTGACATCCGTAGTCCCCCGTTATCGTGCGGCGTGCGCCGCGGTGTGTACCTCAGCGGCCGCGAGCGACTCGTTCGGCTGCGCGGCGAGCCGATTGCAAGAGCCAGCTGCGCTGGTCGCGTAACCGTTTGGCCGCACGAGCTTCGCTAGTGGTGTCCCAATAGACAGTCCCAAGGCCAATGACGAAGATAGCCACCGCGACGCCGACGAATACCCAGAACCACAGCCTGTCCGGCTGCATGAGCAGGATCGATAACGCGAGTGTGCCACCGGCGATAATCAGCCACAGCAGCACCGCCATGATCCAGTCTTTGCGCTGAAACCCGCGCGCACCCAGGGTTGATTGTTCGGCGAGGCGATCGGCGACGGGCCCGAATTTCGCGTCGAAGTCGCGCTGAAACTTCGCTGGTTCGTAGCCGCGGTAGCCGCTAGCCCAGCGCTCAGCCTGCTCGGTGAGCGTATCGAGGGCTTTACCGCTGCTCAGAGTTGGGGATGGCATGTCTGTCCTTCAGATTGTCGCTACGCGGCAGATTCGTTGAGGTCGAGTACCGAAGTTGCCGCGTCGATGGTGAACTGTCCGAGCACTCGGGTGCCGACATAGATCACTGCAGATTGGCCGGTGGCAACGCCGAGCAGGGGTTCGTCTACGCGCACAACCACCTCGGTAACGGTGCCGTCCGGCTGCATGTCGCTTGCATCCGGCCGGAGCACTGTACCGGTCGTATGGATGCGGCATGTTCCGGGTACGGGTTCGGCGTGCGCGCGGATCTGTACCTCGCAGGCAAATTCTTGCTCGGTGGGTGCCGCCCCTGCCCAGCTGAACCGCTGTCCGGCAATCTGGCCAATGGCTAGCGCTGCCTTCGGGCCGACAGTGACGGTGTTGGTTTCCGGGTCAGTATCAAGCACGAAGCGTGGCTGCCCGTCGGGCGCTGGTCGGGATAGCCCCAGGCCCTTACGCTGGCCGATGGTGTAGCCGGTGGCTCCTTGGTGTTCGCCTACGACTTCGCCGTCTCGATCCACGATGGCGCCTGGGCGCATCGGGATGTGGTCCCCCAGCCAAGCGCGCGTGTTGCCGTCTGGGATGAAGCAGATGTCGTAGCTATCGGGTTTGGTGGCGGTAACGAACCCGCGGCTCGCAGCCTCTGCGCGCACCTCATCCTTTGACGGGGTGTCACCGAGCGGGAACCAGCAGTGTTCGAGCTGTTCGGCGTTCAGCACACCGAGCACATACGACTGATCTTTGGCTTGCTCGCTTGCGCGGTGCAGTTCGCGACCGGCATCGGTGTCGATGACATTGGCATAGTGGCCCGTTACTACCGCGTCGAACCCCAGATCGAGGGCCTTGTCGAGCAGCGCCGCGAACTTGATCTTCTCGTTACAGCGCAAACACGGGTTCGGGGTTCGCCCCTGTGAGTATTCGGCAATGAAGTCGTCAACGACATCGGCTTTAAAGCGTTCGGAGAAGTCCCACACATAAAAGGGGATGCCGAGCTGATCGGCTACGCGGCGGGCGTCCATTGCATCTTCAATCGTGCAGCATCCGCGCGAACCCTGGCGCAGGGTACCGCCGGCGCGCGAGAGTGCCAGGTGCACTCCAACGACCTCGTGTCCGGCGTCCACGGCGCGGGCTGCGGCAACGGAGCTGTCGACTCCACCGCTCATCGCTGCAAGAACTTTCATGCCGTCAATTCTACGAATCGTGCGGTTGCGACGAAACGGATTCCGCGTACAGCGCAGCGTACGTGCCGGCGGCTGCGAGGAGTTCTTCGTGGGTGCCTCGTTCCACGATTCGCCCGCGATCAAGCACGTGGATCACATCTGCGGTACGCACCGTCGAGAGCCGATGAGCGATTGCGATCACGGTCCGGCCCCTGCGGGCGGCATCAAGCGCTGCCTGTACGTGACGTTCACTCACCGCATCCAAGGCGCTTGTTGCTTCGTCGAGGATGAGCACGGCCGGGTCTTTCAGCAGCACGCGGGCGATGGCGATGCGCTGTTTCTCGCCACCGCTAAGCCGGTAGCCGCGTTCCCCCACGACCGTGTCGTAGCCGTGCGGGAAGGTCATGATCTGCTCGTGGATACTCGCCTTCTTGCAGGCGGCAATCAATTGCTCGTCGCTGGCTTCGGGTTTAGCCAGCCGCAGGTTCGCTGCGATGGTGTCGTGCACCAGGTAGGTCTCTTGCGACACCATGCCGATATTGGCGACGATCGCTTCGCGCTGGCAACGGCGCACATCCACTCCGGCGAATTCCACAACACCCGCCGATGCGTCATACAACCGAGCCGCGAGATAGGCGATGGTGGATTTCCCAGCTCCCGACGGCCCGACAACAGCGACATACTCGCCGGGATGCACGGCAAACGAGGCATCGCTCAGGGTCGGCTCGTCCTCCTCGCGGGTGTCCGGGTATCGGAAGGAGACGTTGCGGAACGCGATCTCGCCGATGCGCTCACGGTCTGGGGCAACCGCATCCGGCGCATCCACCACGGCAGGTTCAAGCAACAGATACTCGAAGATGCGCGCGAACAGTGAGGCCGAAGTTTGGATGTCAAGGCCCGTTCGCATGAGTCCGAGCAGTGGCCTGCGCAGCTGACCGTTCACGGTGGTGAACGCGACGATGGTGCCGGCGGAGAGTGCGCTGCCTGATTGAAGGAGATAGCCGCTAACGACGTAGATCAGCACGGGCACGAGCGCCATGATGACGCTGACCATGGCGAAGAAGGTCTGACCGGCCATGGCTTGGTCGAGTTGGAGCCGAACTTGAGTGCGATTGGCCTGGCGATAAGCGGCAGCGGCTTCCCGCTCTCGTCCGAGGGTTTTGGTGAGCAGCACTCCCGACACCGAGAGTTGTTCCTGGGTCATCGCAGTCATCTCTGAGAGCGATGCTTGTGTGCGTGTGGCGATGCACGCCCGGCGCTGCCCAACCCTCCGCTGCAGCACCACCAGCGGCGGCATCACGATGATGGCGATGATCGCCAACTGCCAGCTGAGCAGCACCATGGCCACGAGCGATGCGATGGTGGCCACGATGTTTCCCACAACAGAGGTGAGCGTGTTTTGCAGGGTGTTTGCCACACCGCCGACATCGTTTTGTAGGCGTGACTGAATCTCGCCGGTCTTGGTACGCGCAAAGAACGCGAGCTCCATCGATTGCAGCCGCTCGAACAGTCGCACCCGCAGATCGGCGGTAACCGAGTTCCCGATCGTTGCGGTGAGCCAGGTCTGCCACACGGTGATGGCGGCGTTGAGGACCAGGACTGCGACCATGGCGGCCACGATCCACCACAGTGCGCCCAGGTTTGGTTCGTTCGCACCGGGTGGGAAAAGTCCCACATCGAACGCCTGCTGGGTTAACAACGCCGGGGCAACGCCGAGTGCGGCAGTGATCAGGACGAGCACGACGGCAAGGATGAGGGTGGCGCGGTAGGGCGCGAACAGCTCGCCGATGCGACGCCACAGGTGTGGGATCTTGGGGGCATCGCGGTTGCGTTCGCGCAATGCGCGTTCGTCGCGCATACCTCCACCGCGGGCGGGATGCATCATGCTCATGCCCCGAGGGTACGTGACCGCGTCGCGGGCATCGGTGCCGAAGTTGCTATTTCCGGTTGCGATCCTTGCCCGCATCCCACAAACTGTTAATCAATTAAGTCACCGGTGGTTGCGCCGCAGCCATTCAGCAAGCAGGCACGCTCACGAGGAATACCCCATGTCACCGTTCAACGTTGTCGAAGCATCCATCGCCGACCTCCGCGCCGCACTCGAGTCCGGCGAAACCACTTCGGTAGCACTCGTGCAGCAATACCAGGCACGCATCGCCCACTACGATCGTGCAGGCATCAAGCTCAACGCAGTCATCGTCGATAATCCGCAGGCTCTTGCCGAAGCGGAGGCTTCCGATGCGCGACGCGCTGCTGGCGAGAGCCTCGGGCCGCTTGACGGTATCCCGTATACCGCGAAGGACAGCTACATGGTGCGTGGCCTGACCGTCGCATCCGGCTCCCCCGCGTTTGCCGAGCTGGTCGCGCAACGAGATGCTTACACGATCGAGCGCTTGCGTGCTGCCGGTGCCATCTGTCTTGGGCTTACGAATATGCCACCGATGGCGAACGGCGGAATGCAGCGCGGTGAATACGGTCGTGCCGAAAGCCCGTATAACGGCGAGTGGTTAACCTCGGCGTTTGGTTCCGGTTCTTCCAACGGCTCCGGCACCGCTACGGCCGCATCATTCGCGGCGTTTGGGCTCGGCGAAGAAACCTGGTCATCGGGCCGCGCACCGGCGTCAAACAATGCACTGTGCGCATACACCCCCTCACGCGGCGTGATTTCGATGCGCGGGAACTGGCCGCTGGTGCCGACAATGGACGTTGTGGTGCCGCACACGCGCAGCATGGCCGATATGTTCGAGGTACTCGACGCCATCGTCGCCGACGACACGGAATCGCGCGGTGATTTTTGGCGAGTGCAGCCGTGGGTGTCGATTCCCGCTGCCAGCGAGATTCGTCCCGCCAGCTATCGAGAGCTCGCAGCCGATGCGTCGGCGCTTGCCGGGAAACGCTTTGGTGTTCCGAAGATGTTCATCAACGCTGACCCCGAGCAAGGAACCGGCGATCAGCAGCGGTTCGGCGGTCCTGCCGGCGAGCGCATCGAAACCCGCGAGTCGATCATGGAGCTGTGGCGTGCAGCCCGCGACGATCTCGAGGCGGCGGGCGCCGAAGTGATCGAGGTCGATTTTCCGGTGGTCTCGAACTACGACGGTGACCGTCCCGGAGCGCCGACGGTTGGCACCCGCGGAATCTTGCCAGCTGGGTACTTGGATCACGAGATCTTGGAGCTCTCGCTGTGGTCGTGGCACGATTTCTTGGCAGCGAACAACGATCCGAAGTTGAACGCACTCGAACAGGTTGACGAGGAATTAATCTTCCCGCATCCCGAAGGCGCGCTCCTCGACCGTTATGGCAGCCTCGACTTCGATATCCGCAAGTATGTTTGGTTCGCGCGCGAGCAGGGGGTGCCCGAGCTCACACAGATTCCGACAATCGCCGAAGGTGTTGCCGGACTCGAGCAGTCGCGTCGCGTCGACTATGAGGCGTGGATGGATGGGCTCGGTCTGGATGCGGTCGTACTGCCAGCAGTCGCTGATATTGGCCCTGCCGATATGGATGTGGATGAGGCGTCGGCTGATCTCGGTTGGCGAAACGGGGTGTGGGTTGCCAACGGCAATCTCGTGTGGCGCCACTTCGGCATTCCGACGGTGACGGTGCCGATGGGCACGATGGCAGATATTGGCATGCCGGTTGGGTTGACGATCGCCGGTCGTGCGTATGACGACAATGCGCTGCTGCGTTACGGCGCCGCGTTCGAGTCGATTCGTCCGCGTCGAACCCGCCCCGAACGCACGCCGGAGCTGTAGTCGCCCACCGGCTGCGGCAGCCTGCCCACTGGAGCCTGCAGACCGTGGGCCACAACCACCTCCAGCGACGGTTGACGTGTTCGTCGCTGTTCGAACGCTGAACTACCTACTTGGCCACTGCCAGTATCCTTGACCAAGTAACGGCCCAAGTTCGTCGGCGCGTGATCTCAACGGTGAGGATCAAGATGAGTGAACTCTACGTATCAGAACATGCACTTCGCACGGTGGAGACAACATCGAAGCACTGTTAACTGACCTCATGGCCGGCGTCAACCATGCCGCCGAAGAGGTCGAAAAGCTCGTCGAGGAGGTCCACCGCGTGCACGGCCAGATTCTCGAAGCTGATTTTGAGATCGATGCCACTGGCCGAGTCTCTGACCCGCACGAACAAATGAAGAGCCGAATGGCAGGTATAGCAACAGCCTCGAGGAAGCAAGACCGTGATGAGTTTCAGGAGCGGGTGGACCGTCTATTGGATCGCGCTCGGGATATCGCAGATCGGCTTGTTCACGCCATGGATTGCATCACCGCGGATGCGCCTTCGGATGCGGCACAGGCAACTTCCGGAGCGTCTACTCCCAATACGACACGAGAGGTCATGGACGCGATCAGGATTCTGCCGGCTGCCCAAATCCGGGCCATGTGGGATTCGATGGACCCTGGCCTCCGTCAGCGACTACTGCGCGAGTTCCCGGAGGTTCTCGGTGGCCTCTCCGGAATTCCATTCGCAATTCGCGCCAAAGCAAATAGAACCAACGCGAAGAACTACATCGAAGAAGTTGCTCGAGATTATCCGAATCTCGATGAGGAAATTGCCAGACTTGAAGACAAGTACCAGCGGGTTATTCTCCAAGAGAGCGGGCGTCACGAGCCCGGCACCGAGTGGGTAACAATGACCGGCGATGAGCTCAACCTGCTACACGAACTGCACGAAATCAGAGCAAAACGGGATGCCGCACTTCAAATTAGGAATGGAACCTCTGCGATCTTGTTTCACCCGAAAAATGACCGCATCGCGACAGTGGCGGGCAACCTCAACGGAAATGTTGACCAAGCGATCATCTATGCCCCTGGAACCGGCACTAATATGCAGTCATTCGCCAGCGGCATCAACGACTTTGGCAACAGCATTGTGGAGCAACTCCAAGGACGGCAGCAAGACGCTATCGTTTTGACGGTGAAAGATGGACCGTGG encodes:
- a CDS encoding amidase, with the translated sequence MSPFNVVEASIADLRAALESGETTSVALVQQYQARIAHYDRAGIKLNAVIVDNPQALAEAEASDARRAAGESLGPLDGIPYTAKDSYMVRGLTVASGSPAFAELVAQRDAYTIERLRAAGAICLGLTNMPPMANGGMQRGEYGRAESPYNGEWLTSAFGSGSSNGSGTATAASFAAFGLGEETWSSGRAPASNNALCAYTPSRGVISMRGNWPLVPTMDVVVPHTRSMADMFEVLDAIVADDTESRGDFWRVQPWVSIPAASEIRPASYRELAADASALAGKRFGVPKMFINADPEQGTGDQQRFGGPAGERIETRESIMELWRAARDDLEAAGAEVIEVDFPVVSNYDGDRPGAPTVGTRGILPAGYLDHEILELSLWSWHDFLAANNDPKLNALEQVDEELIFPHPEGALLDRYGSLDFDIRKYVWFAREQGVPELTQIPTIAEGVAGLEQSRRVDYEAWMDGLGLDAVVLPAVADIGPADMDVDEASADLGWRNGVWVANGNLVWRHFGIPTVTVPMGTMADIGMPVGLTIAGRAYDDNALLRYGAAFESIRPRRTRPERTPEL